One window of Watersipora subatra chromosome 3, tzWatSuba1.1, whole genome shotgun sequence genomic DNA carries:
- the LOC137391753 gene encoding uncharacterized protein, which produces MEAIRLVSADDLKILLKDLPFGYRIKLKAGVAKLQNITPGVEKDMGKRTDCADDVEVKQQKEKMSNAEIARRLLEIRSKRNQQGQAHKKDAKKKKVSEKSYKITSGVKRCTKSRWTRDSNYQVQDSVVCESVTYEELVTLLKEKFKINTKECCLIYRDEQIAAQGFSLPLLIKGGYMGKNRISLGLMTPSTDVRAIYSLDDAKAHLRKLKGEQSHPPEGQEICDGAKFIPYRDCASIRLFQAKYNAKLTTNETLYGTFVLVPKSIEDEINNYLKNEGSKHEDHYVLDPPLLYYLQVTPQAHTMATYMEREVVKLQGCHSKAYQDMVQTINDEIE; this is translated from the exons ATGGAGGCGATAAGGCTTGTTTCAGCAGATGACCTAAAAATCCTGTTAAAGGATTTGCCGTTTGGATACAGGATTAAGCTAAAGGCTGGAGTGGCTAAGCTTCAG AATATTACTCCAGGTGTAGAAAAGGATATGGGCAAGAGAACTGATTGCGCAGATGATGTAGAAGTGAAACAGCAAAAAG AAAAAATGAGCAATGCAGAGATTGCAAGAAGGCTTTTAGAGATAAGGAGTAAGAGAAACCAACAGGGTCAAGCTCACAAAAAAGACGCCAAGAAGAAAAAAGTATCAGAAAAG AGCTACAAAATCACAAGTGGTGTGAAGCGTTGTACCAAAAGCAGATGGACCCGGGACAGCAATTACCAAGTCCAGGATTCTGTTGTCTGTGAGTCAGTTACTTACGAAGAGCTGGTGACTCTACTGAAGGAGAAATTCAAAATTAACACCAAGGAATGCTGTCTCATCTATAGAGACGAGCAGATTGCTGCACAAGGCTTTTCCCTGCCCCTTCTTATTAAGGGTGGATACATGGGAAAGAACCGCATATCCCTGGGATTGATGACGCCATCAACTGATGTGAGAGCCATATATTCTCTTGATGATGCAAAAGCACACCTAAGAAAACTCAAGGGTGAGCAATCACACCCACCTGAAGGACAAGAAATCTGTGATGGTGCAAAATTCATACCATACAGGGACTGTGCCTCTATTCGGCTTTTTCAAGCTAAATACAATGCCAAACTGACTACCAATGAAACTCTTTATGGTACATTTGTCCTTGTACCTAAATCAATAGAGGATGAAATCAACAATTACCTCAAAAACGAAGGCTCCAAACACGAGGACCATTATGTATTAGATCCCCCATTACTATATTATCTCCAGGTCACACCTCAAGCCCACACAATGGCCACCTATATGGAAAGGGAAGTGGTGAAACTTCAAGGCTGCCATAGCAAAGCCTACCAAGATATGGTACAAACAATTAATGATGAAATAGAGTGA
- the LOC137392078 gene encoding nonsense-mediated mRNA decay factor SMG9-like isoform X1, giving the protein MSQLEHGSPVKTPIILAKHEKSSASSGEMRVTGRLWKPTEGDGRGVNVPKHAIPNLLQSGELPAPPPTYKIRQRNDMKPGLAGSDWTKSVPQHSAVKIVDGSMNWCGESLFEFLTDNNEYRVIGVLGTEGVGKTHAMNLLATHPKKEPFPFAPELNEYGCEGVGHTTQGINAFITSERVILLDCQPIFSTSVLHSVINNERNSKFTSDYSNREDMCDSANLELVMFILSVCHIVLVVENWFTDPNLHRILQSVEMLKPPQLSNDKPDDHNEFKSKIVFINNSCAIDRLDESEMKLMETCLTQIYSKSSLCIYRRGPGGDVKVTPLAKESSSTSPCPNSSISEGLNRKFVEETMAMPISPVLSHTTLSERNWFQYAAKMWEAVRKSPFISEYMRLLI; this is encoded by the exons ATGTCTCAATTAGAGCATGGATCACCTGTTAAGACTCCCATTATCTTAGCCAAACATGAGAAG TCATCTGCTAGCAGTGGTGAGATGAGGGTTACCGGTAGACTGTGGAAACCAACTGAAGGAGATGGCAGGGGAGTCAATGTTCCTAAACATGCGATCCCTAACCTTCTGCAGTCTGGAGAACTCCCTGCACCTCCACCAACGTACAAAATACGTCAGCGGAATGACATGAAGCCCGGACTAG CTGGCTCTGACTGGACCAAGTCTGTCCCACAGCACTCAGCAGTCAAGATTGTAGATGGCAGCATGAACTGGTGTGGTGAATCTCTCTTCGAGTTCTTGACAGATAATAATGAGTACAG GGTTATCGGAGTTCTGGGAACCGAAGGAGTAGGAAAGACACACGCTATGAATCTCTTAGCCACTCATCCCAAAAAAGAGCCTTTTCCTTTTGCTCCAGAGCTCAATGAGTATGGCTGTGAGGGTGTTGGGCACACGACGCAGGGAATAAATGCATTCATCACTTCGGAAAGAGTGATTTTACTTG ATTGTCAGCCGATATTCAGTACATCAGTACTACATAGTGTTATCAACAATGAGAGAAACTCCAAGTTCACGTCTGACTACAGCAATCGGGAGGACATGTGTGACTCCGCCAACCTCGAGCTTGTCATGTTCATTTTATCAGTCTGTCACATCGTGCTTGTTGTTGAGAACTGGTTCACCGACCCAAACCTACACAG GATTCTACAATCTGTGGAGATGCTCAAGCCTCCTCAGCTTTCCAATGATAAACCTGATGATCATAACGAATTCAAATCAAAAATAG TGTTTATCAACAACTCGTGTGCCATCGACAGACTAGATGAGTCGGAGATGAAGTTGATGGAAACGTGTCTGACCCAAATTTATAGCAAATCATCACTTTGCATTTATCGTC GTGGACCGGGTGGAGATGTTAAGGTAACACCTCTAGCGAAGGAGTCATCAAGTACAT CACCCTGTCCGAATTCTTCTATCTCCGAAGGTTTAAACAGAAAGTTTGTCGAGGAAACAATGGCAATGCCAATATCACCAGTCTTAAGCCATACAACCCTATCTGAAAGAAACTG GTTTCAGTATGCTGCCAAGATGTGGGAAGCGGTGAGGAAATCTCCGTTCATATCCGAATACATGCGGCTGCTAATATGA
- the LOC137392078 gene encoding nonsense-mediated mRNA decay factor SMG9-like isoform X2, with the protein MRVTGRLWKPTEGDGRGVNVPKHAIPNLLQSGELPAPPPTYKIRQRNDMKPGLAGSDWTKSVPQHSAVKIVDGSMNWCGESLFEFLTDNNEYRVIGVLGTEGVGKTHAMNLLATHPKKEPFPFAPELNEYGCEGVGHTTQGINAFITSERVILLDCQPIFSTSVLHSVINNERNSKFTSDYSNREDMCDSANLELVMFILSVCHIVLVVENWFTDPNLHRILQSVEMLKPPQLSNDKPDDHNEFKSKIVFINNSCAIDRLDESEMKLMETCLTQIYSKSSLCIYRRGPGGDVKVTPLAKESSSTSPCPNSSISEGLNRKFVEETMAMPISPVLSHTTLSERNWFQYAAKMWEAVRKSPFISEYMRLLI; encoded by the exons ATGAGGGTTACCGGTAGACTGTGGAAACCAACTGAAGGAGATGGCAGGGGAGTCAATGTTCCTAAACATGCGATCCCTAACCTTCTGCAGTCTGGAGAACTCCCTGCACCTCCACCAACGTACAAAATACGTCAGCGGAATGACATGAAGCCCGGACTAG CTGGCTCTGACTGGACCAAGTCTGTCCCACAGCACTCAGCAGTCAAGATTGTAGATGGCAGCATGAACTGGTGTGGTGAATCTCTCTTCGAGTTCTTGACAGATAATAATGAGTACAG GGTTATCGGAGTTCTGGGAACCGAAGGAGTAGGAAAGACACACGCTATGAATCTCTTAGCCACTCATCCCAAAAAAGAGCCTTTTCCTTTTGCTCCAGAGCTCAATGAGTATGGCTGTGAGGGTGTTGGGCACACGACGCAGGGAATAAATGCATTCATCACTTCGGAAAGAGTGATTTTACTTG ATTGTCAGCCGATATTCAGTACATCAGTACTACATAGTGTTATCAACAATGAGAGAAACTCCAAGTTCACGTCTGACTACAGCAATCGGGAGGACATGTGTGACTCCGCCAACCTCGAGCTTGTCATGTTCATTTTATCAGTCTGTCACATCGTGCTTGTTGTTGAGAACTGGTTCACCGACCCAAACCTACACAG GATTCTACAATCTGTGGAGATGCTCAAGCCTCCTCAGCTTTCCAATGATAAACCTGATGATCATAACGAATTCAAATCAAAAATAG TGTTTATCAACAACTCGTGTGCCATCGACAGACTAGATGAGTCGGAGATGAAGTTGATGGAAACGTGTCTGACCCAAATTTATAGCAAATCATCACTTTGCATTTATCGTC GTGGACCGGGTGGAGATGTTAAGGTAACACCTCTAGCGAAGGAGTCATCAAGTACAT CACCCTGTCCGAATTCTTCTATCTCCGAAGGTTTAAACAGAAAGTTTGTCGAGGAAACAATGGCAATGCCAATATCACCAGTCTTAAGCCATACAACCCTATCTGAAAGAAACTG GTTTCAGTATGCTGCCAAGATGTGGGAAGCGGTGAGGAAATCTCCGTTCATATCCGAATACATGCGGCTGCTAATATGA
- the LOC137392077 gene encoding serine/threonine-protein kinase greatwall-like: MASTASRRSVDSAGITPSIDDFEIIKPISRGAYAKVYIGYKIQSPDKLYAIKVMKKREMVNKNMTAQVLAERAALAVSKSPYVVKLYYSLQSTVNIYLVMDYMIGGDLKSLLSIYGYFDEKMAVHYAAEISLALEYLHKRGIVHRDIKPDNILIDRDGHIKLSDFGLSRVDMDHRLNLKDLLNTPTLGKKSKEHNRTPGQLLSLTSQLAFTPSELDNISLTSHSSPNLEGNRKKRCYDSIRQSSPIKTKATTGLTGAFLDVSLLPPAQKKQAVDVVTSDCSIEGPREASMSICQSLRLTAASNASLHIPLNISECEVSNKLTSPLKKPMALTSPKDAGAPIPFHLSPNIGPVSPVSPARCTSSPDFCTTPHDSFADAFTSIKTTDDSESSSRFHISEEIGNSINIQSRQSKSSFAESLSANSSFSCEQTDCGANKSVGENLSPREDVQAGLQISCDTKHLSPDQSSENASCDMVTPEQKLKVLTPTSKEQKRTRFQSIVRSHSATFERDSLKTSNMPEFLTPAPHKARASRLRTPKSTRKHHAEITQILGTPDYLCPELLFRQHHGPEVDWWALGICLYEFMTGFPPFCDETVEKIFENILHNQIEWPEGDDALSEAAKSCILSLLCHEPQQRASFSYLKQHNLFENIDWENLHSAKPEFIPQPNGDTDTGYFQPRNQMHGIRLSNLDHC; encoded by the exons ATGGCATCAACCGCAAGTAGAAGGTCTGTGGATTCTGCCGGGATAACTCCCTCAATAGATGATTTTGAGATAATAAAGCCAATCAGCAGGGGGGCATACGCTAAAGTTTACATCGGCTACAAGATCCAATCCCCTGACAAGCTCTATGCAATCAAG GTGATGAAAAAAAGAGAAATGGTAAACAAAAATATGACTGCTCAAGTCCTAGCCGAGAGGGCTGCTCTTGCTGTCAGCAAGAGCCCATATGTAGTGAAGCTTTACTATTCACTGCAGAGCACAGTAAACATTTACCTTGTGATGGATTATATGATCGGGGGAGATCTCAAATCCCTCCTCTCTATTTACGGCTATTTTGATGAAAAGATGGCTGTTCATTATGCAG CTGAGATATCTCTTGCTTTGGAGTATTTGCACAAGCGTGGAATTGTTCATCGCGACATAAAGCCAGACAATATACTCATAGATCGAGATGGCCATATTAAGCTTAGCGATTTCGGGCTTTCGAGGGTTGATATGGATCACAGGCTAAACCTGAAAGATTTGCTCAACACTCCGACTTTGGGAAAGAAATCAAAG GAGCACAATCGTACTCCTGGACAGCTTCTTTCACTTACGAGTCAACTTGCCTTTACTCCATCCGAATTAGACAACATTTCTCTCACTTCTCACTCTTCACCAAACTTAGAAGGCAACAGGAAGAAGCGATGCTATGACAGTATTCGGCAGAGCAGTCCGATCAAG ACTAAGGCAACAACGGGCTTGACAGGAGCTTTCTTAGATGTAAGCCTCCTACCTCCAGCACAGAAAAAGCAGGCTGTGGATGTTGTTACCAGTGATTGCAGCATCGAGGGTCCTCGAGAAGCCTCCATGTCGATCTGTCAGTCTCTTCGTTTGACAGCAGCATCCAATGCATCTCTGCATATTCCTCTTAACATCTCTGAGTGCGAGGTGTCAAACAAG CTCACTTCCCCACTAAAAAAACCGATGGCTTTGACATCGCCAAAGGATGCTGGCGCACCGATACCTTTTCATTTATCACCCAACATTGGACCTGTTTCTCCCGTCAGTCCTGCCCGCTGCACTTCTAGCCCAGATTTCTGCACAACTCCACATGACTCCTTCGCTGACGCTTTTACATCCATCAAAACTACGGATGATAGTGAAAGTTCGTCACGCTTTCACATTTCAGAAGAAATAGGCAACTCGATTAACATCCAATCACGACAGTCCAAGTCATCATTTGCTGAAAGCCTCAGCGCTAACAGCTCGTTCAGTTGTGAGCAGACTGATTGTGGTGCTAACAAGTCTGTAGGTGAGAATTTGTCTCCTCGTGAAGATGTGCAGGCCGGATTACAGATTTCATGTGACACTAAACATCTCAGTCCAGATCAATCAAGTGAAAATGCTTCGTGTGACATGGTAACGCCAGAACAGAAACTGAAGGTTCTCACCCCAACATCAAAGGAGCAAAAGAGAACCAGATTTCAAAGCATTGTACGCTCCCACTCCGCGACGTTTGAGCGGGATTCACTGAAAACTTCTAACATGCCAG AATTTCTAACTCCAGCACCTCACAAGGCAAGGGCATCTAGACTGAGGACACCAAAAAGCACGAGGAAACATCATGCAGAGATTACGCAGATACTTGGTACACCAGACTACCTTTGCCCAGAGCTCCTTTTCCGGCAGCACCATGGGCCAGAAGTAGATTGGTGGGCTCTCGGT ATATGCTTGTACGAATTTATGACCGGTTTCCCTCCATTCTGTGATGAGACTGTTgagaagatatttgaaaacattCTCCACAATCAGATTGAGTGGCCTGAAGGAGATGATGCGTTGTCAGAGGCAGCCAAGTCCTGTATTTTATCTCTCTTGTGTCATGAACCGCAGCAAAGAGCTAGCTTTTCTTACTTGAAGCAGCACAACCTATTCGAG AACATCGATTGGGAGAATCTACATTCTGCAAAACCCGAATTTATCCCCCAGCCGAATGGCGATACAGATACCGGTTACTTTCAACCACGTAACCAGATGCATGGAATTCGACTATCCAACCTTGACCATTGCTAA